The sequence CCTTCGACGGCTTGAACACCGGCACCGCGCGCGGCGGAACCTCCACCGGGTCGCCCGTGCGCGGGTTGCGCGCCAGGCGGCTCTTGCGCTCGCGCACCTTGAACGTGCCGAACCCGCGGATCTCGATGTTCTGGTGCTCGGCCATCGCGTCCTTGATGGAATTCAGGAACGCGTCCACCACCACCGCGCAGTCACGCTTGGTGACTCCGGGCCCGATGGTGTCGGCGACGCGTTGGACAAGGTCCGCCTTGGTCATGAGAAAGCTCCTCTGGGGTTTGGTGCGGGCTCGTGGCAGTCGCGCGTGGGCGTTCCAGGCCCTGCGGCGCTCACGGCGCGGGGCGACGGATCCGAAAAGATCTGAACGGGAGACGACAAGCGGGTCGGCGTAACGGGGCCGGCCC comes from Longimicrobium sp. and encodes:
- a CDS encoding HU family DNA-binding protein is translated as MTKADLVQRVADTIGPGVTKRDCAVVVDAFLNSIKDAMAEHQNIEIRGFGTFKVRERKSRLARNPRTGDPVEVPPRAVPVFKPSKELRAIVEERPLEV